One segment of Vicia villosa cultivar HV-30 ecotype Madison, WI unplaced genomic scaffold, Vvil1.0 ctg.002121F_1_1, whole genome shotgun sequence DNA contains the following:
- the LOC131637962 gene encoding probable ubiquitin-conjugating enzyme E2 23, translating into MEVQQHEALSENNEAKPDEVSCKRSNTMQIYRQDVVKNKSSGLIGIVTEVNGDSDSDSDSDSEITDDEDEDGDVEEGDESNNGGRGSDRNDTSMHGKTAALQANELRVLWKDESESKQNFSDVEVIDRGFLHGDFVAAASDPTGQVGVVVDVNITVDLLAHDGSVVKEVSSKDLKRIRDFTVGDYVVLGPWLGRIDDVLDNVTVLFDDGSVCKVSKADPMNLKPISKNILEDGHFPYYPGQRVRAKSSSIFKMARWLSGLWKANRLEGTVTNVTVGSVFVYWIASAGYGPFSSNAPAEEQSPKNLKLLSCFAHANWQLGDWCLLPSSVLSSSVSVDKSKSKSEHSDSVNIDLESNQTESGCDSEEATVEESYGNKDAMDLDSAGALIGNGGDDRNNPSHESSSCGSSISVSKDPVHEAWPLHRKKIRKVVIRKDKRARKKEESFEKALMIANTRTRVDVSWQDGTIERELDSTSLIPIDNPGDHEFVSEQYVVEKTSDVGEDNCEISRVGVVRSLNAKERTACVRWIKPAAKADDPREFDKEEIVSVYELEGHPDYDYCYGDVVVRLLPVSVGVEASVGKSTEKSELENDKSGIMKVASTQSTQTRTLPTQSTQTKTLSTLSTQTGTLSGETDVEFSDLSWVGNITGLKNGDIEVTWADGMISTVGPQAIYVVGRDDDDESIAAGSDISDAASWETVNDDEMEVLGESREDVNKENSSAASEAEENGETDLGRTAALSVPLAAIRFVTRLASGIFSRGQRNLDPVHVPSNGEIECLSQVHVFEPSSHKCIAIDGGDNSGSKSFKIEESVIPGGSENVEASETMCSLKNEDAPASYDDDACSLKHFDMVTDPLDHYYIGANGQRNNRKWYKKVQQDWGILQNNLPEEIFVRVYEDRMDLLRAVIVGPFGTPYQDGLFFFDFHLPPEYPDVPPSAYYHSGGWRINPNLYEEGKVCLSLLNTWTGRGNEVWDPKSSSILQVLVSLQGLVLNSKPYFNEAGYDKQTGTAEGEKNSLSYNENTFLLNCKTMMYLIRKPPKDFEVLIKAHFKRRGHYILKACDAYMKGYLIGSLNRDASVSNNSSPNSTSVGFKLMLAKIVPKLFLALSEVGADCEEFKHLKEL; encoded by the exons ATGGAAGTTCAACAACATGAAGCACTTTCTGAAAACAATGAGGCCAAACCGGATGAAGTTTCTTGTAAGAGAAGTAATACCATGCAAATTTATAGACAAGATGTTGTGAAGAATAAAAGCAGTGGGTTAATTGGGATTGTGACGGAAGTTAATGGTGATTCGGATTCAGATTCGGATTCAGATAGCGAAATCACTGATGATGAGGATGAGGATGGTGATGTTGAGGAGGGTGATGAAAGTAATAATGGTGGCAGAGGTTCTGATAGGAACGACACTTCTATGCATGGTAAAACTGCCGCGCTTCAGGCTAACGAGCTACGTGTACTCTGGAAAGATGAATCGGAGTCCAAACAGAATTTCAGTGACGTAGAAGTTATTGATCGTGGATTTTTACATGGTGATTTTGTAGCTGCTGCCTCTGATCCTACTGGGCAAGTGGGTGTTGTGGTTGATGTCAATATAACTGTGGATTTGTTGGCACATGATGGATCTGTGGTAAAAGAGGTATCATCAAAAGACTTAAAGCGTATTAGAGATTTCACTGTTGGTGATTATGTGGTGCTTGGGCCTTGGTTAGGAagaattgatgatgttttggataacGTGACTGTCTTATTTGATGATGGTTCAGTTTGTAAAGTCTCCAAAGCAGATCCAATGAATCTTAAACCGATTTCAAAGAATATTCTTGAAGATGGGCATTTCCCTTATTACCCGGGGCAACGTGTAAGGGCCAagtcttcatcaatcttcaagaTGGCTAGATGGCTGTCTGGCTTGTGGAAAGCAAACAGGTTAGAAGGCACTGTCACCAATGTTACAGTTGGATCAGTGTTTGTTTATTGGATAGCGTCTGCAGGTTACGGGCCGTTTTCTTCTAATGCCCCAGCTGAGGAGCAGAGTCCAAAAAACTTAAAATTGTTGTCTTGTTTTGCTCATGCAAATTGGCAATTGGGTGACTGGTGTCTCTTACCCTCATCTGTGCTGTCATCCTCTGTTTCCGTAGACAAAAGTAAATCAAAATCGGAACATAGTGACTCTGTTAACATTGACTTGGAATCTAATCAAACAGAAAGTGGGTGTGATTCAGAAGAAGCTACAGTTGAGGAATCATATGGGAATAAGGATGCTATGGACCTTGACTCAGCAGGTGCTTTGATAGGGAATGGTGGAGATGATAGGAATAATCCTTCACACGAATCTAGCTCATGTGGTAGTTCTATCTCAGTATCTAAGGACCCTGTCCATGAAGCTTGGCCTCTTCATCGCAAGAAAATAAGGAAAGTTGTCATCAGGAAAGATAAAAGAGCCCGGAAGAAAGAGGAAAGCTTTGAAAAAGCCCTTATGATTGCCAACACTAGGACAAGAGTTGATGTTTCTTGGCAGGATGGAACGATAGAGCGTGAACTAGATTCTACAAGTTTAATTCCTATTGATAATCCTGGTGATCATGAATTTGTTTCAGAACAATATGTTGTAGAGAAAACCTCTGATGTCGGTGAGGATAATTGTGAAATTAGCCGAGTTGGGGTTGTGAGGAGTCTTAATGCCAAGGAGCGGACAGCTTGTGTGAGGTGGATAAAACCAGCTGCCAAGGCAGACGATCCCCGGGAATTTGACAAAGAGGAAATTGTAAGTGTCTATGAGCTAGAGGGCCATCCAGATTATGATTACTGCTACGGGGATGTGGTTGTTAGACTATTACCCGTGTCTGTCGGTGTAGAAGCTTCTGTTGGAAAGTCAACTGAGAAATCAGAGCTGGAGAATGATAAGAGTGGAATTATGAAGGTAGCGTCAACCCAGTCAACCCAAACAAGAACTTTGCCAACCCAGTCAACCCAAACAAAAACTTTGTCAACCCTGTCAACCCAAACAGGAACTTTATCTGGTGAAACTGATGTGGAGTTCTCAGACCTCTCTTGGGTTGGAAATATAACTGGCCTTAAGAATGGtgatattgaagttacttgggctGATGGGATGATATCGACG GTTGGGCCTCAAGCAATTTATGTGGTTGgtagagatgatgatgatgagtcaATTGCTGCAGGGAGCGATATAAGTGATGCTGCAAGTTGGGAAACCGTCAATGATGATGAAATGGAAGTCCTAGGGGAATCGAGAGAG GATGTTAATAAGGAAAATTCAAGCGCTGCTTCTGAAGCAGAAGAGAATGGAGAGACGGATTTGGGTAGGACCGCAGCACTTTCTGTCCCGCTGGCAGCAATTCGATTCGTCACTAGACTTGCCTCTGGAATATTCTCCAGGGGACAAAGGAACTTAGATCCTGTTCACGTGCCGTCAAATGGTGAAATTGAATGTCTGTCACAAGTTCATGTCTTTGAGCCCAGCTCTCATAAATGTATTGCCATTGATGGTGGTGACAATTCAGGCAGCAAGAGTTTTAAAATTGAGGAGTCTGTTATTCCAGGAGGATCTGAAAATGTGGAAGCGTCTGAGACAATGTGCAGCTTGAAGAATGAAGATGCGCCTGCAAGTTATGATGATGATGCTTGCAGTTTGAAACATTTTGACATGGTTACAGATCCGTTAGACCATTATTATATTGGTGCAAATGGACAG aggaacaaccgaAAATGGTATAAGAAGGTGCAACAAGATTGGGGAATACTACAAAATAACCTTCCTG AGGAAATCTTTGTACGGGTTTATGAAGATAGAATGGATCTTTTGAGAGCAGTCATTGTAGGGCCATTCGGGACCCCTTACCAAGATGGgctatttttctttgattttcaccTTCCGCCAGAGTATCCAGATGTTCCACCG TCGGCATACTATCACTCAGGTGGTTGGcgtataaaccctaatttgtacGAGGAGGGGAAGGTTTGCCTTAGCCTTCTCAATACATGGACAGGCAGAGGAAATGAAGTATGGGATCCAAAATCTTCCAGCATCCTTCAAGTTCTAGTTTCACTACAAGGGCTAGTACTCAACTCAAAGCCTTACTTCAATGAAGCTGGATATGATAAGCAAACTGGAACAGCCGAAGGAGAGAAGAATTCATTGTCATACAATGAGAATACATTTTTACTGAACTGCAAGACCATGATGTATCTCATACGGAAGCCTCCCAAG GATTTCGAAGTGCTTATTAAAGCACATTTTAAGAGGCGCGGTCATTACATCCTCAAAGCTTGTGATGCATACATGAAAGGTTACTTGATTGGTTCGTTGAACAGAGATGCTTCCGTGAGTAATAATAGCAGTCCGAATTCAACTTCAGTTGGTTTCAAGCTGATGTTAGCCAAGATAGTGCCCAAACTTTTCTTGGCACTTAGCGAAGTTGGGGCTGATTGTGAGGAATTTAAGCATTTGAAAGAGTTGTAA